Proteins encoded by one window of Erysipelothrix rhusiopathiae:
- a CDS encoding OsmC family protein yields the protein MTSIYKTTAINETTVPNQTRIEDGLALTMTPPLDQQEGSNPEQLLAMSWATCLNATSQALLKARKLEHNSRVRVEVDLHKEANGVGFYFSAYAYLAVEGFTLEESERLVRQAHERCPVSKLIHGNEHVDVFVESY from the coding sequence ATGACATCGATTTATAAAACAACGGCTATAAATGAAACAACTGTGCCAAATCAAACGCGAATTGAAGATGGGCTTGCACTTACAATGACACCGCCTTTAGATCAACAAGAAGGTTCCAATCCAGAACAACTTCTTGCCATGTCATGGGCAACATGTCTTAATGCCACAAGTCAAGCACTTTTAAAAGCAAGAAAACTCGAACATAATTCAAGAGTACGTGTTGAAGTAGACCTTCATAAAGAGGCAAATGGAGTAGGATTTTATTTCAGTGCCTATGCCTACTTAGCCGTCGAAGGTTTTACACTTGAAGAAAGTGAACGCCTTGTACGTCAAGCTCATGAACGATGTCCTGTATCGAAACTGATACATGGTAACGAACATGTGGATGTGTTTGTGGAATCATACTAA
- a CDS encoding aldose 1-epimerase family protein yields the protein MKLENESLLLEFDCKGAELRRALNKETQKELMWNGDAAFWGRVSPVLFPIVGKVFNGKYSIDGQDYHLSQHGFLRDQEFEVVRHTEHEFVFEFHSDDVLLDVYPFKHKVQIAYKLDGKRITVTWHIYNKDEKEMYYAIGAHPAFLLDAEGDYEFVFEQTENVHQYGLKEGFIDGKVPVQLDRIEVNEANFKDTTLIYDHTSEVKLINKITQESVTVGYEGFDYLALWRPCKEGVMAPFVCIEPWVGIADEYGGYRDIREKLGIKRLQKGDDIVHQYTVTFQ from the coding sequence ATGAAATTAGAAAATGAATCGTTACTTTTAGAATTTGATTGTAAAGGTGCAGAACTTCGTCGCGCATTAAATAAAGAAACACAAAAAGAATTAATGTGGAACGGTGATGCTGCATTTTGGGGACGTGTTTCTCCAGTCCTTTTCCCCATTGTAGGAAAAGTATTTAATGGGAAATACTCAATCGATGGTCAAGACTATCATTTATCCCAACATGGGTTCTTAAGAGACCAAGAATTTGAAGTCGTACGTCATACAGAGCATGAATTTGTATTTGAGTTTCATAGTGATGATGTACTGTTGGATGTATATCCATTTAAACATAAAGTGCAGATTGCTTATAAATTAGATGGAAAGCGAATTACCGTAACCTGGCATATCTATAATAAAGATGAGAAGGAAATGTATTATGCAATTGGAGCACATCCTGCATTTCTTCTTGATGCTGAAGGTGATTATGAGTTTGTCTTTGAACAAACTGAAAATGTTCATCAATATGGTCTTAAAGAAGGATTTATTGATGGAAAAGTTCCCGTTCAATTAGATCGAATTGAAGTGAATGAAGCAAACTTCAAAGATACAACCTTAATCTATGATCATACTTCAGAGGTGAAGTTAATTAATAAGATAACCCAAGAATCCGTTACAGTAGGGTATGAAGGGTTTGACTATTTAGCGCTCTGGCGACCTTGTAAGGAAGGTGTTATGGCACCTTTTGTATGTATCGAACCTTGGGTTGGCATTGCGGATGAATACGGTGGATATCGTGATATTCGCGAAAAGCTTGGAATTAAGCGTCTTCAGAAAGGTGATGACATTGTCCATCAATATACGGTGACGTTTCAATGA
- the adhE gene encoding bifunctional acetaldehyde-CoA/alcohol dehydrogenase has product MTTKKVELDNEVNELVANAQKALKGFMDLNQEQVDYIVAKASVAALDQHGVLAQLAVEETGRGCFEDKATKNLFACEHVINHMRHLKTVGVISDDEITGITEIADPVGVICGITPVTNPTSTAIFKSLISLKTRNPIIFSFHPSAQKCSIAAAKVVYEAAVAAGAPEHCVQWIERGSKEKTDELMNHDGVATILATGGNAMVRAAYSCGKPALGVGAGNVPAYIEKSADVAQAVNDIALSKSFDNGMICASEQAVIIDEDVYDEAIEKFKKYGMHFLSAVDKKKVEKFMFGVSSGDANVLEAKLNPNVVGKDATWIAEQAGIKVPSNTVILAAECKEVGPNEVLTREKLSPVLAVLKSKDSDEGISLARQMVEFDGLGHSAAIHTKSKELSEKFGETVPAIRIIWNSPSTFGGIGNIYNDFIPSLTLGCGSYGHNSVGDNVSAVHLLNIKKIGRRNNNMQWFKVPSKIYFERNSIQYLKSMRDVERVFVVTDRAMVDLGYYNLIVEQLNKRRNKVQIQLFCDVEPDPSLNTVKRGYEMMKSFQPDTIIALGGGSPMDAAKGMWIFYEHPDVDFNDLKQKFVDIRKRAFRYPDLGEKAQLVCIPTTSGTGSEVTPFAVITDTDANKKYPLADYSLVPTVAIVDPIFTTNLPASVTADTGLDVLTHATEAYVSNFANDYTDGLAIQAIKMVFENLERAVYNGKNDLDAREKMHNASTLAGMAFANAFLGMSHSLAHKIGGKFHEMPHGRINAILLPYVVRYNGTHPEKPSLWPKYNVYRAHERYAELARILGLPASTTEEGVESYAQACHDLAVRCGIKMSFQEQGVNEKAFMAETETIAYLAYEDQCSPCNPRLPLVKDMKAIIEHAYYPAGKIPTKSKK; this is encoded by the coding sequence ATGACAACTAAAAAAGTAGAATTGGACAACGAAGTCAATGAACTCGTTGCGAATGCTCAAAAAGCGTTAAAAGGTTTTATGGATTTAAATCAAGAACAAGTCGATTATATCGTTGCGAAAGCAAGTGTTGCTGCACTCGATCAACACGGTGTTTTAGCTCAACTTGCTGTTGAAGAAACAGGACGAGGCTGTTTTGAAGACAAAGCAACTAAAAACTTATTTGCATGTGAACATGTTATTAACCATATGCGTCACCTTAAAACAGTTGGCGTTATCAGTGATGATGAAATCACAGGAATTACCGAAATTGCTGATCCAGTAGGGGTTATTTGTGGAATTACACCCGTTACAAACCCAACATCAACTGCAATTTTCAAATCATTAATCTCATTAAAAACAAGAAATCCAATTATTTTCTCATTCCACCCATCTGCACAAAAATGTAGTATTGCGGCTGCGAAAGTTGTTTATGAAGCTGCAGTTGCTGCAGGTGCTCCTGAACACTGTGTTCAATGGATTGAACGTGGATCAAAAGAAAAAACAGATGAACTTATGAATCACGACGGTGTTGCGACAATTCTTGCAACCGGTGGTAATGCAATGGTTCGTGCTGCTTACTCATGCGGTAAACCTGCACTTGGTGTTGGTGCCGGAAATGTTCCTGCATATATTGAAAAATCAGCAGATGTTGCACAAGCTGTAAATGATATTGCCCTATCAAAATCATTTGATAACGGTATGATCTGTGCATCAGAACAAGCAGTTATTATTGACGAAGACGTTTATGATGAAGCAATTGAAAAATTCAAAAAATACGGTATGCACTTCCTCTCAGCTGTAGATAAGAAAAAAGTTGAGAAATTTATGTTTGGTGTTTCCAGTGGCGATGCAAATGTCCTTGAAGCAAAATTAAACCCAAATGTTGTAGGGAAAGATGCAACATGGATTGCTGAACAAGCAGGGATTAAAGTACCTTCAAATACAGTAATCTTAGCAGCAGAATGTAAAGAAGTAGGACCAAATGAAGTTCTAACACGTGAAAAATTATCACCAGTTCTTGCAGTCTTAAAATCAAAAGACAGTGACGAAGGAATCAGCTTAGCACGTCAAATGGTTGAATTTGATGGATTGGGTCACTCAGCAGCAATCCATACAAAATCAAAAGAACTTTCCGAAAAATTTGGAGAAACTGTTCCTGCAATTCGTATTATCTGGAACTCACCATCAACCTTTGGAGGAATTGGTAACATCTATAATGACTTTATTCCCTCATTAACACTTGGTTGTGGTTCATATGGACATAACTCAGTAGGCGATAACGTAAGTGCTGTTCACCTCTTGAATATTAAAAAGATTGGGAGACGTAATAACAATATGCAATGGTTCAAAGTACCATCAAAAATTTATTTCGAAAGAAACTCAATTCAATATTTAAAATCAATGCGTGATGTTGAACGTGTATTCGTTGTAACAGACCGTGCGATGGTTGATTTAGGTTACTACAACTTAATTGTTGAACAACTTAATAAACGTCGTAACAAAGTTCAAATTCAATTATTCTGTGATGTTGAGCCAGATCCATCATTAAACACCGTTAAACGTGGTTATGAAATGATGAAATCATTCCAACCTGATACAATTATTGCTTTAGGTGGTGGTTCACCGATGGATGCCGCTAAAGGTATGTGGATCTTCTACGAACATCCAGATGTAGACTTTAATGATTTAAAACAAAAATTTGTGGATATCCGTAAACGTGCATTCCGTTACCCAGACTTGGGCGAAAAAGCACAACTTGTATGTATCCCAACAACTTCCGGTACCGGTAGTGAGGTTACACCATTTGCAGTTATCACTGATACAGATGCAAATAAGAAATACCCACTTGCTGACTACTCACTTGTTCCAACTGTTGCGATTGTTGATCCAATCTTCACAACTAACCTTCCTGCTTCAGTAACTGCAGATACAGGTCTTGATGTGTTAACACATGCTACAGAAGCATATGTTTCAAACTTCGCAAATGACTATACAGATGGTCTTGCAATCCAAGCCATTAAAATGGTTTTTGAAAACCTTGAACGTGCAGTATATAACGGTAAAAATGACTTGGATGCACGTGAAAAAATGCATAATGCTTCAACTCTTGCAGGGATGGCATTTGCGAATGCATTCTTAGGTATGAGTCACTCATTAGCGCATAAAATTGGTGGTAAATTCCACGAAATGCCTCATGGACGTATTAATGCAATTCTCTTACCATATGTTGTACGTTATAATGGTACACATCCAGAAAAACCTTCATTATGGCCAAAATACAATGTATACCGTGCACATGAACGTTATGCTGAATTAGCTCGTATCCTCGGATTACCAGCAAGCACAACTGAAGAAGGTGTTGAAAGTTATGCTCAAGCATGTCATGACTTAGCAGTACGTTGTGGTATTAAGATGAGTTTCCAAGAACAAGGTGTAAATGAAAAAGCATTTATGGCTGAAACAGAAACCATTGCTTATCTTGCATATGAAGACCAATGTTCACCATGTAACCCACGTCTTCCACTTGTTAAGGATATGAAAGCAATCATTGAACATGCTTACTATCCTGCAGGAAAAATTCCTACAAAATCAAAAAAATAA
- a CDS encoding carboxymuconolactone decarboxylase family protein — MAQYDVREMYKAFTGGLTELSRTQREGVGAFMNLLGKSYAPGALDPKTKELISVGIAVYNRCEYCIVYHTHEALKHGATRPEIEEAALVSVAFGGGPSMAYTVTLLKESLDEFEKDFK, encoded by the coding sequence ATGGCACAATATGATGTTAGAGAAATGTATAAAGCTTTTACAGGTGGTTTAACTGAATTATCACGTACACAACGCGAGGGTGTTGGTGCGTTTATGAATCTTTTAGGAAAAAGTTATGCTCCTGGAGCATTGGATCCTAAAACGAAAGAATTAATCAGTGTTGGGATTGCGGTATATAACCGTTGCGAATACTGCATTGTTTACCATACACATGAAGCATTAAAACATGGTGCAACACGTCCAGAAATTGAAGAAGCAGCACTTGTTTCTGTTGCATTTGGTGGTGGTCCAAGCATGGCTTATACGGTAACACTACTTAAAGAAAGCCTTGACGAATTCGAAAAAGATTTTAAATAA
- the rihC gene encoding ribonucleoside hydrolase RihC: protein MSKRKIIIDTDPGIDDAVALAIALFSEELDVQLITTVAGNVSIEKVTKNTLKLLPFYGKKIPVAMGASRPLLREPIDASGVHGKTGMDGYDFPEEDQSLLLDKNAVEAMHEVIMNSAEKITLVPIGPLTNIALLIREYPEVIKRIDEVVLMGGSVGRGNAGVYSEFNIKVDPEAAKIVFESGLNIVMAGLDVGLKALVYPEDSELIKDMNPVGNMFYHLFKTYRGGSFKVGLKMYDSCAIAYLLKPEMFEVVETFVGIETQGEYTAGATVVDLNGYCGRPVNAKVTIDIDEDMFKSWFLESIRECQNNI from the coding sequence ATGAGTAAACGAAAAATTATTATTGATACAGATCCCGGAATTGATGATGCAGTTGCACTCGCAATCGCTTTATTTTCAGAAGAACTGGATGTTCAGTTGATTACAACGGTTGCAGGTAATGTAAGTATTGAGAAGGTTACAAAAAACACATTAAAGTTGTTGCCTTTTTACGGTAAAAAAATTCCAGTAGCTATGGGTGCATCCCGTCCCTTACTAAGAGAACCAATTGATGCAAGTGGTGTCCACGGTAAAACAGGGATGGATGGTTATGATTTCCCTGAGGAAGATCAAAGCCTACTTCTCGATAAAAATGCGGTGGAGGCAATGCATGAGGTCATTATGAACAGTGCGGAGAAAATTACGCTTGTTCCTATTGGTCCACTAACCAATATAGCTCTGTTAATTCGTGAATATCCGGAAGTCATCAAACGCATTGATGAAGTGGTATTAATGGGAGGTAGTGTCGGACGTGGTAATGCGGGTGTCTATTCTGAATTCAATATTAAAGTAGACCCAGAAGCTGCGAAGATTGTCTTTGAAAGTGGTTTAAATATTGTGATGGCAGGTCTTGATGTAGGTCTTAAAGCGCTTGTTTATCCGGAAGATTCTGAATTGATTAAAGATATGAATCCTGTTGGAAATATGTTTTATCACTTATTTAAAACTTATCGCGGTGGAAGCTTTAAAGTTGGTTTAAAGATGTATGATAGTTGTGCGATTGCATACTTACTTAAACCAGAAATGTTTGAAGTGGTGGAGACATTTGTGGGGATTGAGACCCAAGGGGAATATACAGCAGGGGCTACCGTGGTAGACCTTAATGGATATTGTGGTCGTCCGGTTAATGCGAAAGTCACAATCGACATTGATGAAGATATGTTTAAATCATGGTTCTTAGAATCTATTCGAGAGTGTCAAAATAATATTTAA
- a CDS encoding TetR/AcrR family transcriptional regulator, translating to MSHKKIKKQRTMLYFMQAAKEIVNTEGMQAITIRKVADIAGYNSATLYNYFENLDQLIAFAMIHTITDYLSDLETIINLDLNALDKYLLMWRCYSDWSFKDPEIYTYVFDSEKSDEILSHMDAYNATFPMHKTKPAKHISDLVLGQGMKRRNQLSIDPCVEVGYFKADDVSTIVNFAYIMHQGIIRRILKGSYTNDNDHVEEFLNYFVSFLGQYDQKMGINDDTVKNILEFDIHKKHIQPKR from the coding sequence ATGAGCCATAAAAAAATAAAAAAACAACGAACCATGCTCTATTTTATGCAGGCAGCCAAAGAAATTGTGAATACGGAAGGCATGCAAGCAATCACCATACGAAAAGTCGCAGACATTGCCGGTTATAACAGCGCTACCCTCTATAATTATTTTGAAAATCTGGATCAACTTATTGCTTTCGCCATGATCCATACCATCACCGATTACCTCAGTGATCTTGAAACCATTATCAACTTAGACCTCAATGCACTTGATAAGTATTTATTAATGTGGCGTTGTTATTCAGATTGGTCTTTTAAAGATCCGGAAATCTATACCTATGTATTTGATTCTGAAAAATCTGATGAAATTCTAAGTCATATGGATGCTTACAACGCAACTTTCCCAATGCATAAAACCAAACCCGCAAAACACATCAGTGATCTTGTTTTGGGGCAAGGAATGAAACGGCGTAATCAACTTTCAATTGATCCATGTGTCGAAGTGGGATATTTTAAAGCCGATGATGTTTCAACGATCGTGAATTTTGCTTATATTATGCATCAAGGGATTATCCGTCGTATTCTCAAAGGATCCTATACAAACGATAACGATCATGTTGAAGAATTTCTCAATTATTTTGTTTCATTTCTGGGACAATACGATCAAAAAATGGGCATCAATGACGATACCGTTAAGAATATTTTAGAGTTCGATATCCACAAAAAACACATCCAGCCTAAACGCTAA
- the deoD gene encoding purine-nucleoside phosphorylase has protein sequence MATPHINAEKGQIAKVVLMPGDPLRAKFIAETFLKDVKQFNDVRNMFGYTGTYEGVEVSVMGSGMGQPSIGIYSYELYSQFDVEAIIRIGSAGSYVEGLDVYDVILSDSAYSESSFAKVGFGYEEDVLEPSTMLNDQLRASAQKLEIPMQEGRIHSSDVFYRDSGVTWKELAKNHGVTCVEMESFALFANAKKLNKHAACLLTISDSFVTQEVTSAEERQLSFTNMMKIALDAAISLKF, from the coding sequence ATGGCTACACCACATATTAATGCTGAAAAAGGGCAAATCGCTAAGGTTGTATTAATGCCAGGAGATCCACTTCGTGCAAAGTTTATTGCGGAAACATTTTTGAAAGATGTAAAACAATTTAACGATGTTCGTAATATGTTTGGATATACAGGAACCTATGAAGGCGTTGAAGTATCAGTAATGGGTTCAGGAATGGGACAACCAAGTATTGGAATTTATTCTTATGAACTTTATTCACAATTTGATGTTGAAGCAATTATTCGTATTGGTTCAGCAGGATCTTATGTTGAAGGACTTGATGTTTATGATGTAATTCTTTCAGATAGTGCATACAGTGAATCTTCATTTGCGAAGGTTGGATTTGGATATGAAGAAGATGTCCTTGAACCAAGTACTATGTTAAATGATCAATTACGTGCTTCTGCACAAAAACTAGAGATTCCTATGCAAGAGGGACGCATTCATTCAAGTGATGTCTTTTACCGCGACTCCGGTGTTACATGGAAAGAACTTGCGAAGAATCATGGTGTAACATGTGTTGAGATGGAATCATTTGCACTTTTCGCAAATGCTAAGAAATTAAACAAACATGCAGCATGTCTTTTAACAATTTCAGATTCATTTGTAACACAAGAAGTAACTTCAGCTGAGGAACGTCAACTCTCATTCACAAATATGATGAAGATTGCGTTGGATGCAGCAATTTCTTTAAAATTCTAA
- a CDS encoding heavy metal translocating P-type ATPase produces MDKKTYNIIGMMCASCQSQVEKALQGVEGVDHVEVNLLTNQAVVSFQSDIPEADLIQAVEDQGYGLEIPNPIQEKTVDLKLTDMTCASCVANVEGALQHLEGVMSASVNLMTERARVTYDPHKLKLVDMIQAIENQGYGASRLDEAEAISTDSQKHQDQKENRALYFSLILAATMLYITMGQMFTYKLPLPSFIDPDINPLNNALLQIVITIPIVWLNRDYFRRGFKTLFKGHPNMDSLVAIGTGSAMLYSFYGFFKILNGEPHFVHHLYFESAAVILALIRLGKTMESRSKAKTTSAVKALLNLKPETALLIREDGVVEIDADEIRIGDHLLVKPGTSIPMDGRILEGESAVDESMLTGESIPVDKTLDDDVVMGTMNLNGRLVIEVTVDDQNTKLAQIIRLVEDAQNEKAPISKVADKVAGVFVPVVMVIALISGILWFIATKDLERALTIFVTVLVIACPCALGLATPTAIMVGTGVGAQNGIFIKSAEALEAAAHIDTVVFDKTGTLTHGKPVVTDIITNLPENEFLTIVGSLENASEHPLAHALVSELEERNLDILAIDSFKSISGKGLQGSVGGKSIAIGNEALMDSLNISTDRYEADVKRLSQEGKTAMYVSDQTALMGIVAVADTLKTESIETVKVLQDMNYDVIMLTGDHRDTAHAIADQIGIYHVLAEVMPEEKSAKIKELQNQGQNVLMVGDGINDAVALVQADVGIAVGTGTDVAIESAKIVLMKDNLKDVVNALALSKATMRNIKQNLFWAFAYNVVGIPFAAGLFKVLFQGPLLDPMIAGAAMALSSVSVVSNALRLRRFKIKI; encoded by the coding sequence ATGGATAAAAAGACATATAATATAATTGGGATGATGTGTGCATCCTGTCAAAGCCAAGTCGAAAAAGCATTACAAGGTGTTGAGGGGGTTGATCATGTGGAAGTTAACTTGCTTACCAATCAAGCAGTTGTTTCTTTTCAAAGCGACATTCCCGAAGCAGACCTAATCCAAGCCGTTGAAGATCAAGGTTATGGCCTTGAAATCCCCAATCCAATTCAAGAAAAAACGGTGGATCTAAAACTTACTGACATGACCTGTGCATCGTGTGTTGCGAATGTGGAAGGTGCACTCCAACACTTAGAAGGCGTTATGTCCGCTAGTGTTAATTTAATGACGGAACGTGCACGTGTGACCTATGACCCTCATAAACTAAAACTGGTGGATATGATCCAAGCCATTGAAAATCAAGGCTATGGTGCTAGCCGTTTGGATGAAGCTGAAGCGATATCCACGGATTCTCAAAAACACCAAGATCAAAAAGAGAATCGTGCGCTTTACTTTAGTTTAATCTTAGCTGCAACCATGCTCTATATTACAATGGGTCAAATGTTTACCTATAAACTACCCTTACCATCCTTTATCGATCCTGATATTAATCCTTTGAACAATGCGCTCTTACAAATTGTTATTACCATCCCCATTGTTTGGTTAAATCGTGATTACTTTAGAAGAGGCTTTAAAACATTATTTAAAGGGCATCCTAATATGGATTCTTTAGTAGCGATTGGAACCGGTAGTGCAATGCTTTACAGTTTCTATGGATTCTTCAAAATTTTAAATGGAGAACCTCATTTTGTACATCATCTCTACTTTGAGTCTGCAGCGGTGATTTTAGCGTTGATTCGTCTTGGGAAAACCATGGAGTCACGCAGTAAAGCAAAAACAACCAGTGCCGTTAAGGCTTTATTAAATCTTAAACCAGAAACGGCACTTTTGATTCGTGAGGATGGTGTTGTGGAGATTGATGCGGATGAAATCCGAATTGGTGATCATCTGCTGGTAAAACCAGGTACATCCATTCCAATGGATGGTCGAATTTTAGAAGGTGAAAGTGCGGTCGATGAGTCGATGTTGACTGGAGAAAGTATTCCAGTTGATAAAACGCTCGATGATGATGTTGTGATGGGGACGATGAATCTTAACGGTCGTCTTGTCATCGAAGTGACCGTTGATGATCAAAATACAAAACTTGCACAAATTATTCGTTTGGTTGAAGATGCGCAAAATGAAAAGGCACCCATCTCTAAAGTAGCGGATAAAGTAGCGGGTGTGTTTGTTCCGGTGGTAATGGTCATTGCGCTTATTTCTGGAATTTTATGGTTTATCGCTACCAAAGATCTAGAACGTGCTCTCACCATTTTCGTAACGGTACTCGTTATTGCTTGTCCATGTGCACTTGGACTTGCAACGCCAACGGCCATTATGGTCGGAACCGGAGTGGGCGCACAAAATGGAATTTTTATTAAGTCAGCAGAAGCATTAGAGGCTGCGGCTCATATTGATACCGTTGTTTTCGATAAAACAGGAACCTTGACACATGGGAAACCTGTTGTGACGGATATCATCACGAACTTGCCTGAAAATGAATTCTTAACTATTGTGGGTTCACTTGAAAATGCTTCTGAACATCCCTTAGCACACGCGCTTGTTTCGGAGTTAGAAGAGCGAAATCTAGATATTTTAGCCATTGATTCATTTAAATCAATCTCAGGAAAAGGTCTTCAAGGAAGTGTTGGTGGAAAATCCATTGCAATTGGAAATGAAGCGTTGATGGATTCGTTAAATATTTCTACAGATCGTTATGAAGCGGATGTGAAACGTTTATCTCAAGAAGGTAAAACGGCTATGTATGTTTCTGATCAAACAGCATTAATGGGGATTGTTGCAGTTGCGGATACCCTTAAAACTGAGTCGATTGAAACCGTAAAAGTATTACAAGATATGAACTATGATGTCATCATGCTTACTGGTGATCATCGTGATACGGCACATGCAATTGCCGATCAAATTGGCATCTACCATGTTTTAGCAGAAGTGATGCCTGAAGAAAAATCCGCAAAAATTAAAGAACTTCAAAACCAAGGTCAAAATGTCTTGATGGTTGGAGATGGAATTAATGATGCGGTCGCCTTGGTTCAAGCCGATGTAGGGATTGCAGTCGGTACGGGAACGGATGTAGCGATTGAATCTGCGAAAATTGTGCTCATGAAAGACAATTTGAAAGATGTTGTGAATGCACTGGCCTTAAGTAAAGCAACAATGCGTAATATTAAACAAAACTTATTCTGGGCATTTGCGTATAATGTTGTCGGAATACCATTTGCAGCGGGTCTTTTTAAAGTCTTATTCCAAGGTCCACTTCTTGATCCAATGATAGCCGGTGCCGCAATGGCACTAAGTTCCGTAAGTGTTGTTTCAAATGCATTGCGTTTACGTCGCTTTAAGATTAAAATATAA
- a CDS encoding heavy-metal-associated domain-containing protein gives MKHIIFVDNMKCEGCVKRISEELDNTRVDYTISLANKSVTVEGSNDTVHAAKQAIQSAGYSVK, from the coding sequence ATGAAGCATATAATTTTTGTCGATAATATGAAGTGTGAGGGATGCGTTAAACGTATTTCAGAAGAATTGGATAACACACGTGTGGATTATACGATCAGTTTGGCCAATAAATCCGTAACGGTTGAAGGATCAAACGATACCGTCCATGCAGCAAAACAAGCAATTCAATCAGCAGGCTATTCTGTAAAATAG